Proteins encoded together in one Denticeps clupeoides unplaced genomic scaffold, fDenClu1.1, whole genome shotgun sequence window:
- the LOC114774348 gene encoding arginase-1-like → MRGGLRLRAALGAPRRHPAGIVGAPQRHSVGIVGAPFNRGQPRDGVESGPDLIRAAGLLQKLTQQGCAVKDYGNVTCDDVPADEPFGCVKNPRTVGRANEQLSHTVATVKREGKTCVVLGGDHSLAIGSIHGHASVQGQLGVVWVDAHADINTPLTTPTGNIHGQPMSYLIHELHSKVPVVPNFSWIKPCVSARDIVYIGLRDVDLGEHYILKHLGIKMFSITEVDRLGIAKVMEETCDHIFSQVQKPVHLSYDIDALDPTVCPATGTPVVGGLTYREGVYITEHICQTGLLSAVDMVEVNPKCGRTDHEVKSTVNAAVDLILGCFGRVREGSHPSDYCISQP, encoded by the exons ATGAGGGGCGGACTGCGGCTCCGCGCGGCGCTCGGCGCACCCCGACGTCACCCAGCGGGCATCGTGGGCGCTCCCCAGCGTCACTCGGTGGGAATCGTGGGCGCGCCCTTCAACAGAGGACAG CCCCGGGACGGAGTGGAGAGCGGACCGGACCTGATCCGAGCTGCAGGGCTGCTGCAAAAACTCACCCAACAAG gcTGTGCAGTGAAGGACTATGGGAACGTGACATGTGACGATGTCCCCGCTGACGAGCCCTTTGGGTGTGTGAAGAATCCACGGACAGTCGGACGGGCCAATGAGCAGCTCTCACACACTGTTGCCACGGTGAAGAGGGAGGGGAAGACGTGCGTCGTCCTCGGAGGAGACCACAG CTTGGCGATCGGGTCCATCCATGGACACGCGTCGGTGCAGGGCCAGCTGGGTGTGGTGTGGGTCGACGCCCATGCCGACATCAACACTCCTTTGACCACACCCACGGGCAACATCCACGGACAGCCCATGTCCTACCTGATCCACGAGCTTCACTCAAAG GTTCCTGTCGTGCCAAACTTCTCCTGGATCAAGCCCTGCGTATCAGCCAGGGACATCGTCTACATTGGGCTGCGAGACGTGGACCTGGGGGAACA CTACATCCTGAAGCATCTCGGGATCAAGATGTTCTCCATCACTGAAGTGGACCGACTCGGAATAGCCAAAGTTATGGAGGAGACATGTGACCACATCTTCTCTCA GGTACAGAAGCCAGTTCACCTGAGTTATGACATTGATGCCCTGGACCCCACTGTTTGTCCTGCCACAGGAACTCCAGTGGTTGGGGGTCTGACCTACAGGGAAGGGGTCTACATCACAGAGCACATCTGCCAGACAG GCCTTCTGTCAGCGGTGGACATGGTGGAGGTGAATCCCAAATGTGGCCGGACGGACCATGAGGTCAAGTCCACGGTGAACGCGGCGGTGGATCTGATTCTGGGGTGCTTTGGGAGGGTCAGAGAGGGGTCACACCCTTCTGACTACTGCATATCCCAACCTTGA